In Bubalus kerabau isolate K-KA32 ecotype Philippines breed swamp buffalo chromosome 4, PCC_UOA_SB_1v2, whole genome shotgun sequence, one DNA window encodes the following:
- the HSD17B1 gene encoding 17-beta-hydroxysteroid dehydrogenase type 1 has protein sequence MDRTVVLITGCSSGIGLHLALRLASDPSQSFKVYATLRDLASQGPLLEAAQSRGCLPGSLETLQLDVRDADSIAAAQARVTEGRVDVLVCNAGRGLVGPLEAHKEGSVDAVLDVNLTGTVRMLQAFLPDMKRRRSGRILVTGSIGGLMALPFNAVYCASKFALEGLCESLAILLQPFGVHVSLIECGPVHTPFPEKVEGGLGGMLDRADVETRDLFNRYRRHCERVIREAGQDPEEVVEVFLQALCAPRPALRYFTTERFLPLVQLRFSDPSGSSYVAAAHKSAFHDKAAEGSDGAGAEAEAGKLGASELRASLAPQ, from the exons ATGGACCGCACTGTGGTACTCATCACCGGCTGTTCCTCCGGCATTGGCCTACACCTGGCCCTGCGACTGGCGTCCGACCCGTCCCAGAGCTTCAAAG TGTATGCCACGCTGAGGGACCTGGCGTCACAAGGCCCACTGTTGGAGGCCGCCCAGTCCCGAGGGTGCCTTCCCGGCTCCCTGGAGACGTTGCAGCTGGACGTGAGGGATGCAGATTCCATAGCCGCTGCCCAGGCACGCGTGACCGAGGGCCGCGTGGACGTGCTGG TGTGTAACGCAGGCCGGGGCCTGGTGGGGCCGCTGGAGGCACACAAGGAGGGCAGCGTGGACGCCGTGCTGGACGTGAACCTAACGGGGACCGTGCGGATGCTGCAGGCCTTCCTGCCGGACATGAAGCGCCGCCGCTCGGGACGCATATTGGTGACCGGGAGCATAGGCGGCTTGATGG CGCTTCCCTTCAACGCCGTTTACTGCGCCAGCAAGTTCGCGCTCGAGGGTTTGTGCGAGAGTCTGGCGATTCTGCTGCAGCCCTTCGGGGTCCA CGTGAGCCTCATCGAATGTGGCCCGGTGCACACCCCCTTCCCCGAGAAGGTGGAGGGCGGCCTGGGCGGGATGCTGGACCGCGCGGACGTCGAGACTCGCGACCTCTTCAACCGCTACCGTCGCCACTGCGAGAGGGTCATACGTGAGGCGGGTCAGGACCCGGAGGAGGTGGTCGAG GTCTTCCTCCAGGCGCTATGCGCCCCGCGCCCGGCCCTACGCTACTTCACCACCGAGCGATTCCTGCCACTGGTGCAGCTGCGCTTCTCCGACCCCAGCGGCTCCAGCTACGTCGCCGCTGCGCACAAGTCAGCGTTCCACGACAAGGCCGCCGAGGGCTCCGACGGCGCCGGGGCGGAGGCCGAAGCCGGTAAACTAGGGGCATCTGAGCTCCGCGCTTCTCTCGCTCCGCAATAA